The DNA window CTCGGCACCACCGGAACGATGACCGGCACCGGGCGCTACCTGCGGCAAGCTTTGCCGCACGTCGCATGCATCAGTGTTCAGCCGGATGGTCCGTTGCATGGGCTGGAGGGCCTGAAGCACCTGCCGTCGAGTGATGTCCCGTCGATCTTCGACGAGAGCGTCCCGACTCGCACGCTCGCCATCTCGACCGAAGCCGCCTATGCCATGGCCCGCCGCCTGGCTCGCCAGGAAGGCCTGCTGGTGGGTGTCTCGGCGGCGGCGGCGGCGGTCGCCGCCCTCCAGGTGTGCGAAGCGCTGGACGAGGGCACGGTCGTCGCCCTGTTCCCGGATGCAGGTTGGAAGTATCTGGACGCGCCGTTCTGGAGCGCGCCATGACGTTGTCGCTGCCGCGGTCCTTGCTGGATCGGATATGGGACGACGGCCAGGCTCACTATCCCGAAGAGGGAGCCGGGTTGATTCTGGGCAGCCTGTACGGTGACCATCGGCTGGCGTCGAGCCTGCTCCCGCTGGCGAACTCGTTCGAAGCAACCGCCCGCGGCCGCCGCTACCGGCTGGGGGCCGCCGACATGCTTCGCGCCGAAGCCGAGGCCGACCGCCTCGAGCTCGACATCCTGGGCGTGTATCACTCGCATCCCGATCACCCGCCTCTCCCGTCGGAGTACGACTGCCAGTGGGCTCTGCCCTTCTACTCCTACGTCATCACCAGCGTCCGGCAGGGGCGCGCTGTCGAGAGCCGCTGCTGGCGGCTGACAGAGGACCGCGCCGAAATGGTCGAGCAAGCGCTGGAGATCCTGCCCGAGGAGGCCTCATGATCGTTGTTCGCGTTCCTTCTGCACTGCGCCCGTACACCGAGGGCCAGAAGGAGATATCCCTGGAGGCCAAATCGGTCGAGCACGCCCTAGGTGCGCTGACCGACAGTTATCCTGCGCTGAAGACCCACCTGTATGACGAGACTGGCGCACTGCGTCCGTATGTCAACCTGTTCGTCAACGAGGAGGACGTTCGCAGCCTGCAGGGCGCCGCAACGCCCTTGCACCCCGGCGACCGGCTGATGATTGTCCCAAGCATCGCCGGCGGGAAGGAGGCCGAGCCTCTCCCGCTGCAGCCGGTGGCCCACAGCGCCTGCAGATCCTTCAGGTCGGCGCATCCCAGCAGCCTCGTCTGGGCGACGCCTGGAGGGTACTCGCCGTGCCGACTACCTTCCTCATCGATGCTCAGGGCCGAGCGCGCGGCGTGAACCCTGGAGTGGCATCCGAAGCCAGGCTGCTCGGCCAAGTCCGGGCGCTGGGCGAAACCCTCCTCGATCTGCCGCCAGCCCCGGGACTGCCCGTGGAAGCGAAAGAGTAGAATTCATCTCCCATCCGGAGGCGAGGCGCATGCCGGTTCCCACGAGCCACCCCCTCTCCAACGAAGAGATTCTTCGCTACTCCCGTCATCTGCTGATGTCAGAAGTCGGCCTGGCGGGACAGCAGAAGTTGAAGGATTCATCCATCCTGATCATCGGCACCGGCGGACTGGGCTCCCCGGTGTCCATGTACCTGGCAGCTGCCGGCGTCGGACGCATCGGGCTGGTCGACTATGACCGGGTAGACTTCACCAACCTGCAGCGCCAGATCGTCCACGGCACCTCGACCCTGGGGGAACGCAAGGTGGAATCGGCCCGCCGCCGGCTGCTGGACATCAACCCCGCCGTCCAGATCGACGTCTACGACGAGCCGTTTACCTCGGAGAACGCCTTCCGCATCGCAGATCCCTACCACCTGCTCATTGACGGGACCGACAACTTCCCCACCCGCTACCTGGTCAATGATCTGTGTGTTCTCACCCACAAGCCGGACATCTACGGGTCGATCTTCCGCTTCGAGGGGCAGGTCAGCGTGTTCTGGGCCGATCGCGGCCCGTGCTACCGCTGCCTGTTCCCTGAGCCCCCACCTCCCGGGCTGGTCCCTTCCTGCGCCGAAGGCGGCGTGTTCGGGGTGCTGCCGGGGACGATCGGGACGCTGCAGGCCACCGAGGCGCTGAAGGTGCTGCTCGGCATCGGGCGCCCGCTGATCGGAAAACTCCTGGTATACGAAGCGCTGTCGATGTCGTTTGACGAGTTGAGGCTGAAGAAGAACCCGCGCTGCAGAGTGTGCTCGGCCGAGCCGGAAATCACCCGGCTGATCGACTACGAGGCTTTCTGCGGGGTACCCGGCCACGACCGAGAAGGAGATGGCCTGCCGTCGGAGTGGGAGGTCGAGCCGATTGAAGTCTCACGCCGCCTAGCAGCAGGCGAGGCTTTGCTGCTCGTCGACGTGCGCGAGCCACACGAACTGGAGATCTCCCGGATCCCGGGCGCCGACCTGATCCCTCTAGGCCAATTGGCTTCGCGGCTGCACGAGCTGGACAGTGCCCGTGAGATGGTCGTGTTCTGCAAGTCCGGCACCCGCTCGGCGCGAGCACTGGAACTGCTCGCCGGCGCCGGCTTCCGCAAGGTCAAGAACCTGCGCGGCGGGATCAACGCCTGGGCCCAGCAGGTCGATCCGACTCTCCCGCTGTACTAGCCCTGGCTCAGACAGTGCTCCCCTCCCTACCGGGCGAAGCCTGTCGACCCGTCCGGCAGGAAGTCCCCGCCGTTCCCCAACTGCCTGGCTAGCCGGTCGGCTCCAACAAAGCCGACACCGCTGTGCCCTCGGCGTTCTACGCCAAGCAGGAAGGTACCCGCCGGACTGGCGACCGAGACCGGTGCCGGTCAGTAGGGGCCCCCCTGGCGATGGCCTGCAACTTCTTCGACCTCGCCTGCCAGGTGTTCATGGACCGAGTCTCTACCCATCAGAAGCCGTATCGGCGGGTGATCATGGAGAGCTATGGCGCCTCGGTTACCAATAGCCCCTCCGAGCGGACGGCCTGCGACCGCCAGGTCCAAGCCGAGGATCCAGACAGCCCGGGGGCCCTCGGGATCGCGATCTCCGAGGCCGTCGAGGCCGCCGTCACCTCCCAGGGGAAGCGCAAGTACTCCCTCGGCTCGATACTCGGCCACGTGATGATGCCACCAGACAGTCATCGGATTGGAGAGGCGTCAGTAGTTTGAACTGGCTGATGAGGAGCCTAAGGTCGTGATCGGCTGCGTCGGCGTCGGCAGCAATTTCGCAGGCTTCGCCTTGCCGTTCGTTCACCGCAACCTCATCGGGGAGTCATCGGCCCGGCTCATCGCCGTCGAGCCGACCGCCTGTCCCAGCCTGACCCGCGGCCGCTCCACCTACGACTTCGCCGACACGGCCGAGCTGGCCCTGATCGTCAAGCTGCACACGCTCGGTCACCCCTTCGTTCCGCCGGGAATCCGCGCCGGTGGCCTGGCCTGCCGCGCCGGCGCCAGGCCTCGCCCACAGTACGCCCGGGTCAACAGACCGTCATTCATCGAGGACCAAACCCCGTCGGGCCGGAGCTGTGGTAAAAGAACGGCAGTGATCCCGTCGAGCGGGCTCGCTGGCAGAGGCATCCCATGTTGAGTACTCCAAGATTGATCCGACTGGGCCTTCGGCAGTTCGCCGCCGGGATGCTCTCGATCCTCGTCCTCGGTATCCTGAACCGGGTCATGAAGGTCGAAATGGGCCTGCCGCTCGGCCTGATTGGCCTGGTCATCGGCATCCACTACTTCGCTGCATTGGTGGCCATTCCCTATGGCCACCGCTCCGACTCACGACCCTTCCGGGGCTTCCACCGAACGCCCTATATCCTTGCGGGTGCAACCCTGACGGTCCTGGCCACGGCGGCCGCGCCATTCGGCGCCCTGTGGATGCAGGACCAGGCGGGATCCCCGGCCTCCGCCCTGCTGACGGGCCTGATCTTTCTAGCCTTCGGCTTCGGCATCTACTCGGCCGGCACGGCCTACCTGTCTTTGCTGGCAGATCTGACACACGAAGACCTCCGGCCGCGGGCCGTGTCCATCATCTGGTCGATGATGATGCTCGGGATCCTGGCCGGGGTCTTTCTCGGGGTGTGGATCCTGGATGCGTACTCCCCCGACCGCCTCGTGATATTGTTCCTCATCGTCGGCGTCTCCGTGGCCGTGCTGACCGTAACCGCTGTCGCCGGGACGGAACCGCGGGGCGGATCCAGGGCCGCATCCAATGCCCTGCCGCTTCGCCATGCTTGGGGTTTGCTGCAACACAGCCAACAAACACGGCGCTTCTTCCTCTTCCTGATGCTCGGAATCTTCTTTCTCTTCTTGCAGCAGGTCGTGCTTGAGCCGTATGGCGGGGACGTCTTCGGCCTGGACATCCGCGCGACCACGCTCTTCAATGCCTACCAGATGGTCGGGGTGCTCTCCGGCATGGCTGTGGCTGGCGGCTGGCTCGCCCGCCGGATCGGCAACAAGCTGACAGCCGGCGCCGGGCTGGTCTTGGCATCGCTGTCTTTCGCTCTCCTGGCCATCTCCAGCTGGCTGCACCAGCCGGGCTGGCTGGCGCCGGCGATCGTTGTCATGGGCCTGGGGATGGGCCTATTCAACATCGGCGGGCTAGCGCTGATGATGGGGATGGCGGTCAACCGTCTGACCGGACTGTACATGGGCGCCTGGACGTTGGCACAGGCGCTGGGCAATGGCCTGGCGTCGGTCGGCGGAGGATTGCTGTTTGCCCTTGCCCTGAGGATCCTGGGAGACCAGGCGTCGGCCTACGCCAGCGTGTTCGTGATCGAGGCGATCGGGCTGCTGGCGACGACGGCGCTGCTTGGCCGCATCAGCCTAAGCGTTTTCCGGCGAGAGACGGAGAGCTCGCTCCAGACCTCCCCGGCCTGAGCGGGCGGCGGGACTGAATCGCGTCGGACGGACGCTGCGGCAGATCCATGTTTCGCCGCAGGCTGCACGGTGGCTGCGCTCCGAAGTGAATCCTGCCGTCACGAGCACACCGTGCTACACTTGGCGCAAGGTCCGGACATCCCCAGAAGAGAAGGAGCTTCCTATGAAAGGCAATCCCAAGATTTTCGCTGCCCTCAATATGCTGCTGGCCGACGAGCTGACCTCCATCAGCCAATACATGGTCCACTCCGAGACGTGCGCCAATTGGGGTTATGACAAGCTGCATGCGGCGATCGAGAAGCGGGCCATCGACGAAATGCATCACGCTGAGTGGCTCATCGCCCGGCTTATCCTGCTCGAGGGCGCCCCCGTCGTCTCGAAACTCAACCCGATAAAGATCGGCGCCAATGTCGTGGATATGGCCAAGAACGACCTGGAAGCCGAACTGGTGGCGATCAAGGGCTACAACGAATCCATCGGCGTGGCACACGAAGTCGCCGACCAGGCGACTGTCGACCTGCTCACCAAAATCCTGAAGGACGAAGAGAACCACGCTCATTGGTCTGAGGTCCAGCTCGCCCAGGTGGCTCAAATGGGCCTGGAGAGCTACCTCTCGATGCAGTCCAGCGGCGCCTCAGCCTGAACCCCGTCTACCGCCCTGCGGGGTCGGGCATGCACCCGGCCCCGCGAGCTTCTCCTGTGAGCTCACCTCCAAGGCACGCGGTTTCGCTCGGTTGGATCTCCCCGGAGC is part of the Anaerolineales bacterium genome and encodes:
- a CDS encoding M67 family metallopeptidase — encoded protein: MTLSLPRSLLDRIWDDGQAHYPEEGAGLILGSLYGDHRLASSLLPLANSFEATARGRRYRLGAADMLRAEAEADRLELDILGVYHSHPDHPPLPSEYDCQWALPFYSYVITSVRQGRAVESRCWRLTEDRAEMVEQALEILPEEAS
- a CDS encoding MoaD/ThiS family protein, with amino-acid sequence MIVVRVPSALRPYTEGQKEISLEAKSVEHALGALTDSYPALKTHLYDETGALRPYVNLFVNEEDVRSLQGAATPLHPGDRLMIVPSIAGGKEAEPLPLQPVAHSACRSFRSAHPSSLVWATPGGYSPCRLPSSSMLRAERAA
- the moeB gene encoding molybdopterin-synthase adenylyltransferase MoeB — encoded protein: MPVPTSHPLSNEEILRYSRHLLMSEVGLAGQQKLKDSSILIIGTGGLGSPVSMYLAAAGVGRIGLVDYDRVDFTNLQRQIVHGTSTLGERKVESARRRLLDINPAVQIDVYDEPFTSENAFRIADPYHLLIDGTDNFPTRYLVNDLCVLTHKPDIYGSIFRFEGQVSVFWADRGPCYRCLFPEPPPPGLVPSCAEGGVFGVLPGTIGTLQATEALKVLLGIGRPLIGKLLVYEALSMSFDELRLKKNPRCRVCSAEPEITRLIDYEAFCGVPGHDREGDGLPSEWEVEPIEVSRRLAAGEALLLVDVREPHELEISRIPGADLIPLGQLASRLHELDSAREMVVFCKSGTRSARALELLAGAGFRKVKNLRGGINAWAQQVDPTLPLY
- a CDS encoding BCD family MFS transporter, with the protein product MIRLGLRQFAAGMLSILVLGILNRVMKVEMGLPLGLIGLVIGIHYFAALVAIPYGHRSDSRPFRGFHRTPYILAGATLTVLATAAAPFGALWMQDQAGSPASALLTGLIFLAFGFGIYSAGTAYLSLLADLTHEDLRPRAVSIIWSMMMLGILAGVFLGVWILDAYSPDRLVILFLIVGVSVAVLTVTAVAGTEPRGGSRAASNALPLRHAWGLLQHSQQTRRFFLFLMLGIFFLFLQQVVLEPYGGDVFGLDIRATTLFNAYQMVGVLSGMAVAGGWLARRIGNKLTAGAGLVLASLSFALLAISSWLHQPGWLAPAIVVMGLGMGLFNIGGLALMMGMAVNRLTGLYMGAWTLAQALGNGLASVGGGLLFALALRILGDQASAYASVFVIEAIGLLATTALLGRISLSVFRRETESSLQTSPA
- the bfr gene encoding bacterioferritin is translated as MKGNPKIFAALNMLLADELTSISQYMVHSETCANWGYDKLHAAIEKRAIDEMHHAEWLIARLILLEGAPVVSKLNPIKIGANVVDMAKNDLEAELVAIKGYNESIGVAHEVADQATVDLLTKILKDEENHAHWSEVQLAQVAQMGLESYLSMQSSGASA